The DNA window aacaacactattaagccacagcaacactattaagccataacaacactaaatcaaatcaaattttacttgtcacatacacatggttagcagatgttaatgcgagtgtagcgaaatgcttgtgcttctacacaatgcagtgataaccaacaagtaatctaactaacaattccaaaactactgtcttatacacagtgtaaggggataaggaacatgtacaggatattgaatgagtgatggtacagagcacaTACATTAGATGgccagtacagtatatacatatgagatgagtgtgtagacaaagtaaacaaagtaaacaaagtggcatagttaaagtgactagtgatacatgtgttacataaggatgcagtcgatgttgtagagtacagtatatacatatgcatatgagatgaataatgtagggtaagtaacattattaacactattaagccatagcaacactattaagccataacaacactattaagccataacaacactattaagccatagcaacactattaagccataacaacactattaacccatgacactattaagccataacaacactattaagccatagcaacactattaagccataacaacactattaagccataacaacactattaagccatagcaacactattaacccctgacaacactattaacccctgacaacactattaacccctgacaacactattaacccctgacaacactattaacccctgacaacactattaacccctgacaacactattaagccctgacaacactattaagccctaacaacactattaagccctgacaacactattaagccataacaacactattaagccatagcaacactattaagccatagcaacactattaagccatagcaacactattaagccatagcaacactattaagccacaGTGAAACAAATTCTGCTGTTCTCAACCATTTAAGTTTGTGATTGTTCAATCATAACTTAGGCTCTGTGTGTTGAACATTATTGCATAATCAAACATACCATCTAGCACACCATTCTTAACCACATCAGGAAGCGTTCATCATAAAACAGATACCTCCACATGCAGGTATGTCCTCAGGACAGGTCATTGGAATGTTGAAACGTAGCAGGTGACCCAGGTTGTGAGTGTTCATCACACCGATATCTCTGTTACATTTCATGTTtcttctagcacagactggaacatccTCGCCTGCTTTCTGCGATGTCTGTTTTCAGTCAGAAGTCGAAGCCTGTCAGAAGGAGTCAGGAGATGAGTGCCAGTCAGAACAACGTTGACAGCAGCAGGAAGAAGACCAGTCTGCTGAAAGACAACAGCTGGATCAGAagcagcatggaggaggaggaggagcaagtGGAGTaagtgggacacacacacacacacacacacactcactgtgtgGAGAGGTTCTGAGCTGTCTCAAATCTACTGACACTGTCACCATGGTTAGAAGTTTACCAATGTCAAACATCTAAATGATTTGACAATGTCAAATTTGgtaaaattctctctctctctaacatccatctccctctgtctgtttaaTGCTAACCACAGCCTGCAGTCGGAGGTGGGCCAGCCCATCCCTGCCAGACCGTCCCTGCCAGCCCATCCCTGCCAGCCCGTCCCTGCCAGCCCCAGCACCCCAGTCAACCATCTGACCAAGAGGTACATTTGCATTGTGTTTATCTTAGCAGCGTtcctgcctagaaggccagcatctcagggtggcctcttcattgttgacgttgagactggtgttttgcaggtactatttaatgaagctgccaattgaggacttgtgaggtgtccgTTCGTCAAACTTGaccctctaatgtacttgtcctcttgctcagttgggagtgggaggccccagtgcacaacgcCAGTTTGCGTCTTTctttgaagggagtagtacacagcattgtacgcgATCTTCAGTTCCTTAGCAATTTCTCGcattgaatagccttcatttctcagaagaaagttctttgtttctagccattttgagcctgtaatcgaacccacaaatgctgacgctccagatactcaactaatttcaagaaggtcagttttattgcatctttaatcaggacaacagttttcagctgtgctaacataattgcaaaagggttttctaatgatcaattagccttttaaaattataaacttggatgagCTAACACAACGTGACGTTGGAACACAGGAGTTGTCACGGCTTCCGCTGGCGTCGGATCCTCTCCGATGTacgggcggcgctcggcgtcgGGTCCTCTCCTATGTacgggcggcgctcggcgtcgGGTCCTCTCCTATGTACGGGCGGCGCTCTGCGTCGGGTCCTCTCCTATGTacgggcggcgctcggcgtcgGGTCCTCTCCTATGTACAGGCGGCGCTCTGCGTCGGGTCCTCTCCTATGTacgggcggcgctcggcgtcgggtagtcacagtgttttctctaactagatatctactatctggtagtcacagtgttttctctaactagatatctactatctggtagtcacagtgtttaactaga is part of the Oncorhynchus gorbuscha isolate QuinsamMale2020 ecotype Even-year unplaced genomic scaffold, OgorEven_v1.0 Un_scaffold_3238, whole genome shotgun sequence genome and encodes:
- the LOC124027447 gene encoding early nodulin-like protein 2 codes for the protein MSVFSQKSKPVRRSQEMSASQNNVDSSRKKTSLLKDNSWIRSSMEEEEEQVDLQSEVGQPIPARPSLPAHPCQPVPASPSTPVNHLTKSPPLPPKTKTVLSTTSKSMNDPKTAMSPGSTSPKSLNSPKSLNSPTISSLKSPSIHR